A genomic window from Streptomyces sp. NBC_00234 includes:
- a CDS encoding beta-ketoacyl-[acyl-carrier-protein] synthase family protein, with the protein MKTDDRHPPPFRHRVMVTGTGAVTPLGEGVAALHNRVVNGESGLTDGEGHCQTFDPHAVLSRKGIHATDRFSQLALVAAEEAIRQAGWSNGLPYAPERVMCVIGSVAGGVLTFEEQLTTMRRNGTDAVSRHAVPMMAPHSAAVQIAVRHRLRGETYCVTSGCASGTQAIGRGVRAIRSGAADAAVVGGADAPLTNFMRSAYLNAGIMSPTGISVPFDEERDGFLMGEGAGVLVLESAESAERRGRPVLGEILGYGSSCDAFHVLSPAEDGVAAMDAVRHALDDAGVTPDALSYLNAHATGSARDDRLEIAALRGVLADALETLPMSSTKSATGHLMGAAGAVEAIATLMALNAKVAPPTVGLRRPDAALGTLRHVLHAVPLTTAPGRRPVGMSTTFGFGGHNAVLVLEGATA; encoded by the coding sequence ATGAAAACCGACGACCGCCATCCGCCGCCGTTCCGGCACCGTGTCATGGTCACCGGAACCGGTGCGGTCACTCCGTTGGGCGAAGGAGTGGCGGCCCTCCACAACCGGGTGGTGAACGGAGAGTCCGGGCTGACCGACGGCGAGGGCCACTGTCAGACGTTCGACCCGCATGCGGTGCTGAGCCGTAAGGGGATCCACGCCACCGACCGCTTCAGCCAGCTCGCGCTCGTCGCCGCCGAGGAAGCGATACGGCAGGCCGGCTGGTCCAACGGCCTGCCCTACGCACCGGAACGCGTCATGTGCGTCATCGGCTCCGTCGCCGGTGGCGTGCTGACCTTCGAGGAGCAGCTGACCACCATGCGGCGCAACGGAACCGATGCCGTCTCGCGGCATGCCGTGCCGATGATGGCGCCTCATTCGGCCGCTGTCCAGATTGCCGTCCGGCACCGGCTGCGCGGTGAGACGTACTGCGTCACTTCGGGCTGCGCCTCAGGAACGCAGGCCATCGGCCGGGGCGTTCGGGCCATCCGCAGCGGCGCCGCGGACGCCGCGGTGGTGGGCGGCGCGGACGCGCCGCTGACCAATTTCATGCGCTCCGCCTACCTCAACGCCGGGATCATGTCTCCCACCGGGATCTCCGTCCCGTTCGACGAGGAACGCGACGGCTTCCTGATGGGTGAGGGCGCGGGCGTGCTGGTCCTGGAGTCCGCGGAGAGCGCCGAACGGCGCGGCCGGCCCGTCCTGGGCGAGATCCTGGGCTACGGCTCCAGCTGCGACGCGTTCCACGTGCTCTCCCCCGCCGAGGACGGCGTCGCCGCCATGGACGCCGTCCGGCACGCCCTCGACGACGCGGGCGTCACTCCTGACGCGCTGAGCTATCTCAACGCGCACGCCACCGGCAGCGCCCGCGACGACCGACTGGAGATCGCCGCGCTGCGCGGTGTGCTCGCCGACGCCCTGGAGACCCTGCCGATGTCCTCCACCAAGTCCGCCACCGGCCATCTGATGGGGGCGGCAGGCGCGGTCGAGGCGATCGCCACGCTGATGGCGCTCAACGCGAAGGTCGCACCACCCACCGTGGGGCTGCGGCGGCCCGACGCCGCGCTCGGGACACTGCGCCACGTCCTGCACGCCGTACCGCTGACCACCGCGCCGGGCCGCCGGCCCGTCGGGATGTCCACGACGTTCGGTTTCGGCGGGCACAACGCGGTCCTGGTACTCGAAGGGGCCACGGCCTGA
- a CDS encoding AMP-binding protein has protein sequence MSGTVEHALHHRFLRGLGISPDGTALRLGSTSALSYREAHDLALTWAGALCAGGTPPRAVGVLAGKTVPAYVGLLAGLYTGATVVPLNPEFPTERTRRMLELAGVEAIVVDEEGAAALSRLQLQAADLDPALPARTAVLAATADGTVLTDADAVTPWRRITVDPAAALSAPRTVAAEDTAYMLFTSGSTGSPKGVPISHGSTYHYFQLLDERYDFTAQDVFSQTFDLNFDCAMFDLFCAWGAGATVATIPPHSYRRLPDHLREEGITVWFSTPSAISLIRRTGQLSPDSLPTLRWSFFAGEALHCQDAADWHEAASGSLLENIYGPTELTITITGHRWDPVVSAEHGVNGLVPIGAVHPGHDHLLLADDGSLAEDEGELCVTGPQMTVGYLDPADNEGRFLERDGRRWYRTGDRMRRLPGSDELIYLGRLDSQVQLQGWRVELAEVDHAVRSCPGVEDALTVVQQVEGGTELVVFYTGTRTSPAVLARALREILPAGMLPRRYEHLGAFPLNSNRKIDRKALTTRATALFGA, from the coding sequence ATGTCCGGCACCGTCGAGCACGCGCTCCATCACCGCTTTCTGCGCGGCCTGGGGATATCCCCTGACGGCACGGCACTTCGGCTCGGCAGCACGTCCGCACTCAGCTACCGCGAGGCCCATGACCTCGCCCTCACCTGGGCCGGCGCCCTGTGTGCCGGCGGCACCCCGCCCCGCGCGGTCGGGGTCCTGGCGGGCAAGACCGTCCCCGCCTACGTCGGCCTGCTCGCCGGGCTCTACACGGGCGCCACCGTGGTGCCGCTCAACCCCGAGTTCCCCACGGAACGCACCCGCCGGATGCTGGAACTGGCCGGGGTCGAGGCGATCGTCGTGGACGAGGAGGGCGCGGCAGCGCTGTCCAGACTCCAGCTCCAGGCCGCCGACCTCGACCCTGCCCTGCCCGCCCGCACCGCAGTGCTCGCGGCCACGGCGGACGGCACCGTCCTCACCGACGCCGATGCGGTGACTCCCTGGCGACGGATCACCGTGGACCCCGCGGCGGCGCTGAGCGCCCCGCGGACGGTCGCTGCCGAGGACACCGCATACATGCTCTTCACGTCCGGCTCCACCGGCAGCCCCAAGGGGGTGCCGATCAGCCACGGCAGCACGTACCACTACTTCCAACTACTGGACGAGCGGTACGACTTCACGGCGCAGGACGTCTTCTCGCAGACCTTCGACCTCAACTTCGACTGCGCGATGTTCGACCTGTTCTGCGCCTGGGGCGCCGGCGCCACCGTCGCCACCATCCCCCCGCACAGCTACCGCCGGCTCCCCGACCACCTGCGCGAGGAGGGCATCACGGTGTGGTTCTCCACACCCAGCGCGATTTCCCTCATCCGTCGTACGGGGCAGTTGTCCCCGGACTCGCTGCCCACCCTGCGGTGGAGCTTCTTCGCGGGCGAGGCGCTGCACTGCCAGGACGCCGCCGACTGGCACGAGGCCGCCTCGGGCTCGCTGCTGGAGAACATCTACGGACCCACCGAGCTGACGATCACCATCACCGGCCATCGCTGGGACCCGGTGGTCTCGGCCGAGCACGGCGTCAACGGCCTGGTCCCCATCGGCGCGGTCCACCCGGGCCATGACCACCTGCTGCTCGCGGACGACGGCTCCCTCGCCGAGGACGAGGGCGAACTCTGCGTCACCGGACCGCAGATGACCGTCGGCTACCTCGACCCGGCGGACAACGAGGGCCGCTTCCTGGAACGCGACGGCCGCCGTTGGTACCGCACCGGGGACCGGATGCGCCGGCTGCCCGGCAGCGACGAGCTGATCTACCTCGGACGGCTCGACTCACAGGTGCAGCTCCAGGGCTGGCGCGTGGAGCTGGCCGAGGTCGACCACGCCGTACGCTCCTGCCCCGGCGTGGAGGACGCCCTCACGGTGGTCCAGCAGGTGGAGGGCGGCACCGAGCTGGTGGTCTTCTACACCGGCACACGTACCTCCCCGGCGGTCCTGGCACGGGCCCTGCGGGAGATCCTGCCCGCCGGAATGCTCCCGCGCCGATACGAGCACCTCGGGGCGTTCCCCCTCAACTCCAACCGCAAGATCGACCGCAAGGCGCTCACCACACGCGCCACGGCACTGTTCGGCGCCTGA
- a CDS encoding proline iminopeptidase-family hydrolase, producing the protein MSVAAGSQRAVTKGTVPFGEYRTWYRITGDVTSDKPALVVVHGGPGSTHDYLQNMAVFADHGWPVVHYDQLGNGGSTHLPDRGADFWTVDLFLAELDNLLGELGVADNYVLFGQSWGGLLVAEHAARKPAGLRGLVIANAPASYPLWLQEMEVLRAELPPGVNETLLRHEAAGTTGSNEYYEAMGPFYDRHVCRIKPWPRDYQASFYEVYNDPTVYFTMNGPSEFHVIGTLRDWGVEDRLADIEVPTLVLSGRHDEATPVTVRPYAELIPQARWEIFEDSSHLPHLEEPERFVEVMLGYLRERR; encoded by the coding sequence ATGAGTGTGGCCGCCGGGTCCCAGCGGGCCGTGACCAAGGGCACTGTGCCGTTCGGCGAGTACCGGACCTGGTACCGCATCACCGGGGACGTGACCTCGGACAAGCCCGCGCTCGTCGTGGTGCACGGCGGCCCGGGCAGTACCCATGACTACCTGCAGAACATGGCGGTGTTCGCCGACCACGGCTGGCCCGTCGTCCACTACGACCAGCTGGGCAACGGTGGCTCCACCCATCTGCCCGACCGCGGCGCCGACTTCTGGACCGTGGACCTCTTCCTCGCGGAGCTGGACAACCTGCTCGGCGAGCTGGGTGTCGCCGACAACTACGTCCTCTTCGGCCAGTCCTGGGGCGGACTGCTGGTGGCCGAGCACGCCGCCCGGAAGCCCGCCGGGCTGCGTGGGCTGGTCATTGCCAACGCGCCGGCCTCCTACCCGCTGTGGCTCCAGGAGATGGAGGTGCTGCGGGCCGAGCTGCCGCCCGGCGTCAACGAGACGCTGCTGCGCCACGAGGCGGCAGGGACCACCGGGTCCAACGAGTACTACGAGGCCATGGGCCCGTTCTACGACCGCCATGTCTGCCGTATCAAGCCGTGGCCGCGTGACTACCAGGCGTCGTTCTACGAGGTCTACAACGACCCCACGGTCTACTTCACGATGAACGGGCCGAGCGAGTTCCACGTCATCGGCACCCTGCGCGACTGGGGCGTGGAGGACCGCCTCGCCGACATCGAGGTGCCGACCCTCGTGCTCTCCGGCCGCCACGACGAGGCGACGCCCGTCACGGTGCGGCCCTACGCGGAGCTGATCCCGCAGGCGCGGTGGGAGATCTTCGAGGACTCCAGCCACCTGCCCCACCTGGAGGAGCCCGAGCGGTTCGTCGAGGTGATGCTCGGCTATCTGCGCGAGCGACGCTGA
- a CDS encoding thioesterase II family protein, which produces MTAAPAQSNVWVRRYHPAPDAGVRLVCFPHAGGSATFYFPVARALSPALDVLAVQYPGRQDRHTEPPVDSIHALADVVTDELLSGWADRPLVLFGHSMGAMVAYEVATRLQERGAPAAGLLASGRRAPSTYRDENVHAADDEGIVAEMKRMQGTDEQVFADEDVLRMILPAVRSDYRAVETYRHRPGPPLECPVTVLVGGDDPQVTPEEAQAWERHTDASFRLLTYPGGHFYLVAQVPEVLREIREFTDTVKPAGAGGGAAFPLR; this is translated from the coding sequence ATGACCGCAGCACCGGCGCAATCCAATGTCTGGGTCCGGCGGTACCACCCCGCCCCGGACGCCGGCGTCCGACTGGTCTGCTTTCCGCACGCCGGTGGGTCCGCCACGTTCTACTTCCCCGTGGCCCGTGCCCTGAGCCCGGCCCTGGACGTCCTGGCGGTGCAGTACCCGGGCCGGCAGGACCGGCACACGGAACCGCCGGTGGACTCCATCCACGCGCTCGCGGACGTGGTGACGGACGAACTGCTCTCGGGCTGGGCCGACCGGCCGCTCGTCCTGTTCGGCCACAGCATGGGGGCCATGGTCGCCTACGAGGTGGCCACCCGGCTCCAGGAGCGCGGGGCGCCCGCGGCGGGTCTGCTCGCTTCCGGCCGTCGTGCGCCGTCCACCTATCGCGACGAGAACGTCCACGCCGCCGACGACGAGGGCATCGTCGCGGAGATGAAGCGCATGCAGGGCACGGACGAGCAGGTCTTCGCGGACGAGGATGTCCTGCGGATGATCCTGCCCGCGGTGCGCAGCGACTACCGGGCGGTGGAGACGTACCGGCACCGGCCGGGGCCACCGCTGGAGTGCCCGGTCACCGTGCTCGTCGGCGGGGACGACCCGCAGGTGACGCCGGAGGAGGCGCAGGCATGGGAGCGTCACACCGACGCTTCGTTCCGACTCCTCACCTACCCTGGCGGCCACTTCTATCTCGTTGCTCAGGTTCCCGAAGTCCTGCGGGAGATACGTGAGTTCACCGACACCGTGAAGCCCGCGGGTGCGGGCGGAGGCGCTGCCTTCCCGCTGCGATGA
- a CDS encoding phosphopantetheine-binding protein, translating into MSTWDKEFEEIIRSYLPFLSADEPLEEDAGLRDLGLDSMGTVELLNALENSYGVRFVDEALSMQTFATPGVLWAKMSELVQLTHG; encoded by the coding sequence ATGAGTACGTGGGACAAGGAATTCGAAGAAATCATCCGCAGCTATCTGCCATTTCTTTCGGCGGACGAGCCGCTGGAGGAGGATGCCGGACTGCGGGATCTCGGTCTGGACTCGATGGGAACCGTGGAGCTGCTCAATGCGCTTGAGAATTCCTACGGTGTCCGCTTCGTCGACGAGGCACTGAGCATGCAGACCTTCGCGACGCCCGGAGTGCTCTGGGCCAAGATGTCGGAGCTGGTGCAGCTCACGCACGGCTGA
- a CDS encoding ACP S-malonyltransferase gives MDKETRTGHAVVFPGMGPTRFEDVARFMVINPQARKLVAAADERLGYSLIDRYRDTEGDYSEYAQVAFLVNSLALARWAEATLGCEPTVCVGPSFGNKAAAVHSGALDFADGVTMTARFARVLDDYFATEHREAVTLSFARTPPETLRTVRDELDAMGEWHDITCQVDDDFAMLTLSRSRLEWLQLRLRALGGLPLYVMHPPMHSPAFGGLRRRIEDEALAGLEFSDPRLPVVSDHDGKLLTTGAEVRELILDGCVRAVHWPDALTALRDRGVGRLFVAGQDALFGRVSVATRNFEVTAVDPRLALRPQRRGGAR, from the coding sequence ATGGACAAGGAGACTCGCACGGGCCATGCCGTGGTCTTCCCGGGGATGGGACCCACCCGGTTCGAGGACGTGGCCCGATTCATGGTGATCAACCCGCAGGCCAGGAAACTGGTGGCCGCGGCCGACGAACGGCTCGGCTACTCCCTCATCGACCGCTATCGCGACACGGAGGGCGACTACTCGGAATACGCCCAAGTCGCCTTCCTCGTCAACAGTCTGGCGCTCGCCCGGTGGGCCGAGGCCACCCTCGGCTGCGAGCCCACGGTATGCGTGGGGCCGAGCTTCGGCAACAAGGCAGCCGCCGTCCACTCCGGCGCTCTCGACTTCGCCGACGGTGTGACGATGACCGCCCGCTTCGCCCGGGTGCTGGACGACTACTTCGCGACGGAACACCGCGAAGCGGTCACGCTCTCCTTCGCCCGGACCCCGCCCGAGACGCTGCGCACCGTGCGCGACGAGCTGGACGCCATGGGCGAGTGGCACGACATCACCTGCCAGGTCGACGACGACTTCGCCATGCTGACGCTGTCGCGGTCCCGCCTGGAGTGGCTCCAGCTGCGGCTGCGCGCCCTGGGCGGGCTGCCGCTCTACGTGATGCACCCGCCCATGCACTCTCCGGCCTTCGGCGGGCTGCGCCGCCGCATCGAGGACGAGGCTCTGGCGGGGCTGGAGTTCAGCGATCCACGGCTGCCGGTGGTCTCCGACCACGACGGGAAGCTGCTGACCACCGGGGCCGAGGTGCGCGAGCTGATACTCGACGGCTGCGTCCGTGCGGTCCACTGGCCGGACGCCCTGACCGCGCTCCGCGACCGCGGTGTCGGCCGCCTGTTCGTCGCCGGCCAGGACGCGCTGTTCGGACGCGTCTCCGTCGCCACCCGCAACTTCGAGGTCACGGCGGTCGATCCGCGGCTGGCACTGCGCCCGCAACGCCGCGGCGGGGCCCGCTGA